ACGTATAAGCTGAAGTGCTTGTTCGTAGTAGCTATCGTAATTACTCTTGTCTGCATCAATTAAAGCAAAATCAAATGTTTCAGATGCACATGTTTCTATGAGATGGTGAAGGGTTTCCTTGGCTGGTGCAACGTGCAAGTCAATTTTATGTGCTACGCCTGCCTGCTGCCACCAGTGACGCGCGATCGCAGCATATTCCTCATTCTTTTCACAGCTTACTACTATACCATCAACGGGTAATGTTAATGCCATGACTAAAGAACTATAACCCATAAATACACCGATATCTAAAGTTTTCTTTGCTCCGATTAATTGCAACAATAAGGCGATAAATTGACCCTGTTCGGGTGCAATTTGCATCTTACCTAATGGGTGACGGGCAGTTGCTTGACGTAGTTGCGTCAAAATTTCTGGTTCTCGCAATGAAACAGATAATAAGTAATCATATAAATGAGGCTCTAAGCCAAGAGTTTGCCAAGTCATGATCGAGTCAGTAATGAGTGGCGATCGCAAGTAAATAATATCAAAAAATAGTGTCAAAATAAATATCAAAAATAAAGGTGAGCAATACTCACTATCCATTTAAACATTTCAAAAATCATCAGTTATTAATTGCGATCCGTTAGCTGATTTGAAGTAGTTGTT
This window of the Chroococcidiopsis thermalis PCC 7203 genome carries:
- a CDS encoding class I SAM-dependent methyltransferase, coding for MTWQTLGLEPHLYDYLLSVSLREPEILTQLRQATARHPLGKMQIAPEQGQFIALLLQLIGAKKTLDIGVFMGYSSLVMALTLPVDGIVVSCEKNEEYAAIARHWWQQAGVAHKIDLHVAPAKETLHHLIETCASETFDFALIDADKSNYDSYYEQALQLIRPGGLIAIDNVLWSGRVADPQVQDNRTKKLRTLNQKLHQDKRITLSLVPIGDGLTLVRKVMNANC